Proteins from a genomic interval of Mycoplasmopsis columboralis:
- a CDS encoding MAG0490 family ComEA-like DNA-binding protein, protein MKWPKLIKQMFWIPLVVIPLVIVYFYKQENTNESFKPKSESFTYSVSGAITFEGVHISKNPLTYRQLFFAVKLLPNSDISGFDLNTLAPLKSDIFVPYKNLSLKWNDLTSEKQLRHLNLPKRVIKTILEYKNKKQGVPTWEDIAQISGIGKSTLKKLQTFLLLE, encoded by the coding sequence ATGAAATGACCAAAATTAATCAAACAAATGTTTTGAATTCCTTTAGTTGTTATACCTTTAGTGATTGTTTATTTTTATAAACAAGAAAACACTAATGAATCTTTTAAACCAAAAAGCGAATCCTTTACTTATTCGGTATCGGGTGCTATTACATTTGAAGGAGTGCACATCTCTAAAAATCCACTAACTTACCGACAATTGTTTTTCGCAGTTAAATTATTACCAAATAGCGATATTTCTGGATTTGATTTAAACACGCTAGCACCCTTAAAAAGCGACATTTTTGTTCCTTATAAAAATTTATCGTTAAAGTGAAATGATTTAACTAGCGAAAAACAATTACGTCATTTAAACCTTCCAAAACGAGTTATAAAAACCATTTTGGAATACAAAAATAAAAAGCAAGGGGTACCAACATGAGAAGATATTGCACAAATATCCGGTATTGGAAAAAGCACTTTAAAAAAATTGCAAACCTTTCTCCTTCTGGAATAA